In the Stakelama saccharophila genome, CGTCTTGCCGACCCAGCCGAGGGCGTCGACGGAACTGGTGGCGCCCAGCTTGGCGGCGATCGCCTGTAGCGTGGAATTCATTTCCTCCTGCCCCGAAAGCGAGGAGAACTGCGCCATCTGTGACACCATCTGGGTGTTGTCGATGGGATCGAAGGGGTCCTGATTCTGCATCTGCGCCGTCATCAGCGTCAGGAAATCCTCCTGGCCGAGCGTCGACTTGCCGGTCGCGTTGGCCAGCGCCTGGCTCGCCGAACTGGATCGGGTAATGCCGAGATCGGCCATCGTGTTGTCGAAAGATGTCGCCATGATCAGCGTCCCAGCTTGAGGGTGTCGACGATCAGCGACTTGGCGGTCTGCATCACCTCGACATTGTTCTGATAGGTGCGCGCCGCCTCCATCATGTCGACCAGCTCGCGGGTCTCGTCGACCGCATTCTCGAAGACATCGCCATCGGCGTTGGCGAGCGGGTTGCCCGGATCATGCCGCTTCACCGGATCGGCGCCGGCGGCGACCACCTTCTGCACATCGACCGTGGCCATGCCGGATGCCGCGTCGTACTGCGTGCGGAACACCGGCTTCATCGACCGGTAGGCGTCGTCCTGCGTCGTCGCCACGCCGCCGGCATTTGCGAGGTTCGACGCCGTGGTGTTCATCCGCACCAGTTGCGCGGACATCGCCCGCCCGGCCACGTCGAAGATGCTCATGGGATTGGACATCGTCATTCACCCTTCAGTGCGCGCGTGATCGTGCCGATCCGCCCGTTCAGGAAGGACAGCGTCGTCTGATAGGCGACGGCGTTCTCCGCGAAGGCGGTCTGTTCGGTGGAAAGGTCGACCGTGTTGCCGTCCATCGAAGCCTGCAGCGGCACGCGATATTTCGTGGCATCGTCGATCGCATGCGCAGCGCCCGCGACGCCGGACCGCTCGACCGAAGCGAGCGCCTCGGAAAAGTCGAGATCCTTTGCCTGATATCCCGGCGTGGACGCGTTCGCGATGTTCGATGCCAGCAGCCCCATGCGCTTCGAACGCACCATGAGCGCTGCACCGTGCACGCCGAAAAGTGAGTTGTCCGCCATTGCAGGCCTCCTGGCGCGGAATTGCGCTCCCGACTGGATAAGCAATGGCCGTGCCAGTTTTGGCAGGATGGCCGTGAAAGCTGGGCCAATCCACCGAAACCGGCGCCCTGGCGGCGCGATCGGCAACATCTTGCCGCCTGCCGGCAAGGCGCTGCACGGACGCAGACCGGCTGCCGTGCCCGCCGGCAGCGCGGCGCAGCCGGTGCGGTGCTCGCCGCGTCATTTGGCGCAGTGCTTGCAAAGGCGCGAGGCATGACAGCCACCATTTCCCTGCCGGCGCTGATGGGGCCGTTTCTCGATCCGCTGGCCCTCGCCATCGTTCTGGGCGGCACCGCGCTGGCCGTCGTGCTGCGCACACCGCGCCACGACCTCGGCCGGGCCGTCGGCGCCCTCGCCGTACTGACCCGGCGCCCCTGGAGCGCGGATGAAACGCTCCGGCAGATCGACGCGCTCTCGCGCATCGCCGACCGGCACGGCGTGATCCAGCTCGACCGCTCGATCATCCGCGACGGCGATGTCGCCGCCGCGGCCGAAGCGATCGTCGACGGACACGGGCCGGACACGGTGCGTCGGGCGATCGCCGCCTCGCAACTGGCCCGTACCGAGCGCCACCTCGCGGCGGCCGACACCTGGATCTCCGTCGCCGAAATCGCGCCGGCCATGGGCATGATCGGCACCCTGGTCGGGCTCGTCCGGCTGTTCATCGTGATGACCGATCCGACCCGCATCGGCGGCGCCATGGCGGTCGCGTTGCTGACCACGCTCTACGGCGCCATCATCGCAAGCCTGATCGCCGCGCCGATTGCCGGCAGACTGCGCCGGCTGGCCCGGATCGAAGCGCTGGAGCGCAGTCGCCTGGAACGGCCCCTCGTGGCCTTCGCACGCCGTCACCAGCCGCGGCTTCGCGCGGAAGCGGCGTGACCAGCTCGGCCCTTTCGCGGTTCGGCACCGCACCGGAACGCCGGCCGCTCTGGCTGACCACGCTTGCCGATCTCGGCCTGTTGCTCATCGGGTTCTTCGTGTTTCTGCAGGCCAACGATCATCTCGACGGCCCCGCTTTGGCCGACAGCCTGCGCGCCGGCTTCGTCCATGCCGAAGCCGCGCCGTCGCCGATGCCGGTGGACCGCGCGCGCGTCGGTGCATTCGCCCCCGGCAGCGCCGTTCTTCCGGCCCAGGCCCCGGCTGCCATCGCCTGGGCACGCGGCGCGGCGCGCGACCCGCGAACGGCGATCGAAATCGCCGGCGGCACCGACGGTACGGCCGCCGATGTCGATCCCGCCACGGGCAGCGCGATGCTGCTCGCCAATGCTCGCGCCCGCGCGGTGGCGGAGGCGCTGATCGCGGTCGGCGCGGTGCGGCCGGACCAGATTGTCATCACCCGCCCGGCGGCCGACCGCCGACGCTCGGTGACGCTTTCGCTCGGCTATGCCGGGGGGCGGCAATGATCTGCCGCCCGGCATTGCCGCCTTGCCGCCCGTTTCGGCACGGCTCTTGCTGCACGCAGGCAAATCCTTGCGCATTCGTAGTGCTGACGATGGAGACCATGATGATCCGCATGCTGCTGCCCGCCCTGCTGCCCGTTTTGCTGCATGCCGCGCCGGCGGCCGCGCAGACGGCGAAGTTCCAGGACACCGAGATGCTCGATTCGGCTGTGGCGCAATTCACCGGCAAGCCGATCGGAGAGGAGGGCGGCGCCCGCGCGGCGATCGACGAGCGGCTGAAGCTGGCGCCCTGCCCGATGCCGCAATTCGACTGGCGCGGCAGCTTTCACGACGCGGTGGTGGTTCGCTGCATGGCGCCCGCCTGGCGCATCTACGTGCCGCTCAACGTCACCGCGCCGCCCGACCGGTCCGCGGCCGGCCCGGACGCGAAGGCGCCGGAGGCGGTCGACGTCGTCAAGCGCAACGACCCCGTGACGGTCCAGGCCGGCGGCGCCGGTTTCAGCATCACGCGCAACGGCATCGCCATGGACGACGCCCCGGCCGGCGGCAGGCTCCGCGTCCGTGTGGAGCGCACCGAACCGCCGATCCAGGCGGTCGCGGTCGAGCCGGGCCTGGTCCGCCTGCCAGGCTGGGCCGACTGAATTTTTTCCTAAAGGTATAGGCGATGCGGTCGTTTTCTCCCCTGTCGGCACGAAGGAAAGGCGGCGGACATGGTGGATCCTATCGGCGCAAAGCCCAAGATTTCGGCCCAGCGGCCGGTGTCCGCGGTCGCGCAGTCCAAGCGCGGCGACCGCGTGAAGGAGAATGCCGAGCAGGACGCGGCGTCGATCGCCTCGACCGCCAGGTCGTTCGCCGAGGCGCCTCCGGTCGATGCGGAGCGCGTGGCCCGCATCCGTCAGGCGGTGAAGGAAGGAAGCTTCCCGATCACGCCCGCCACCATCGCGGACCGGCTGATCGCCCTCAAACTGCAATGGAGGCCGCATGACTAAGCGTGACGCCCTTGTCCGGGTAATCGACTGCCTCCATGCGGAGATCGCCGCGCTGAAGGCGAACGATGTCGTCGCCCTGGAACGCGCGACCAGCGCGAAGCTGGCCGGCATCGAGACGATCGCCGCCAATGACGACGAAGCGCCGATGGACGCCGAAACCCGCGCGCTCGCCGATCAGGCGCATGCCCTGAACGAGACCGCGCGCATCTATGTCAACCTGATGGCGGCAAATGTTCGCCGCCGCCTGCAGGATATTACCGGTGGTGCCGCCGCCGGCACCTACGCCGCAACCTACCGCGCGGCCTGACCGCCGCCGGCGCCCGCTCGCGCCGATTGGCACGGTCCTTGCTGAAATACCCCGCAGTAAGGGGTAACACGAGCAAGGACGGATGAGCGTCAATCCGATCACCGCCAACGGATCGCCGGTCGCCCGCGCGATCGCTGCCGCCAGTCGGCAGACCGGCATGGATTTCGACTATCTGATGGGCCAGGCGCAGGTCGAAAGCGGCATGCGCGCCGATGCGCGCGCCGGCACGTCCAGCGCATCCGGTCTCTATCAGTTCATCGAGCAGAGCTGGCTTTCGGTCGTCAAGCAGCACGGCGCCGAACACGGCCTTGGCTGGGCGGCGGCCAGCATCGACCAGACGTCCGGCGGCCGATATACCGTCGGCGATTCCGCCACCCGGCAAGCCATATTGGACCTGCGCAACGATCCGCGCGCGGCCTCGCTGATGGCGGCCGAGCATGCCGCCGACAACAAGGTCGCGCTGGAGGCCAGCCTCGGCCGCGAAGCGACCGGCACCGATCTCTACATGGCCCATTTTCTAGGCCTGAACGGCGCGCGCTCCTTCCTCTCGACCATGTCCGTCAGCCCCGATCGCACCGGCGCCAGCATGTTCCCGGCGGCCGCACGCGCGAACCGCAACATCTTCTATGCGCCCAGCGGTCAGCCGCGCACGCTGGCCGACATCTATCAGCGCTTCGCCAGCAAGCTCGACAACGGCGCCGCCGCCGTGGGCGCGACCGGCCTCGCCTCGGACGCGCTCGACCGTGCGCCCGGCTTCGTGCCCGGCAATCCGAGTGTCGAGGTCGTGCTGGGCAACCGCGCCGTGGGTGGCGACCGGCAATGGCTCGCCACCACGCTCGCGCAATTGTCGGGCGACGGCAGCGACGGCACCACCATGGATGCTTTGTCCGGGGCCGAGCGCATGGCCGCCGACTGGACGACGGGCTCCGCCCTGTCGGCCACGCAGACCTATCGCCCGACGCCCGAAACCGCGCGTCTCGCCTATCTCATGCTCGCCAGCCTGGGGACCTAGTTCATGTCGTTTCTGCCGCGTACCGAAAATCTGGGTGGCATGATCCGCGGCGGCGCGCTGCCGCTCGTCATCCTGCTGCTCGTCGTGCTGATGGTGGTGCCGATCCCGGCCTTCCTGCTCGACACCTTCTTTATCATGAATATCATGATCAGCCTGGCGGTGCTGATGGTGGCGCTCAACGCGACCAAGCCGCTCGATTTCTCCGCCTTTCCCACCGTCCTCCTGTTCGCGACGCTGTTCCGCCTCGGCCTCAACGTCGCTTCGACCCGTGTCGTGCTGGTCCACGGGCATGAGGGCGAAGCGGCGGCCGGCCATGTCATCGAGGCGTTCGGCAGCTTTCTGATCGGCGGCGATTATGTCGTCGGCCTGTTCGTCTTTGCTATCCTGATGATCATCAACATGATCGTCGTCACCAAGGGCGCCGGCCGCGTGTCGGAAGTGTCGGCGCGCTTCACCCTCGACGCCCTGCCCGGCAAGCAGATGGCGATCGACGCCGACCTGAACGCCGGCCTGATCACGCCCGACGAGGCGCGCGCGCGGCGGATCGAAGTCGCGACCGAGGCCGATTTCTACGGCGCGATGGACGGTTCGTCCAAATTCGTGAAGGGCGATGCGATCGCGGGATTGCTGATCCTGGGCGTCAATATCGTCGGCGGCCTGATCCTCGGCATCGTCAGCCACGGCCTGTCGGTGGGCGATGCCGCGCACAATTACGTCATGCTCGCGATCGGCGACGCGCTGGTCGCACAGGTGCCGTCGCTGATGCTGTCGATCGCCGCCGCCGCCATCGTCACGCGGGTAAAGGCGGACAACGACCTTGCCAGCCAGATCAGCGGCCAGTTCGGCAGCCACAAGACCTGGGCGCCGGTCGCCGGCATTCTGGGCCTGCTGGCCATATTGCCCGGCATGCCCGCATTGGTCATCCTGCCGGCCGCCGCCGGTGCCGGCTTCACCGCGTGGAAGCTGCGCAAGATCGCCAACCGCCCGCCGCCGCCCGAACCCGCCGCGCCGCCGCCCGATCTGTCGAAGATCGGCTGGGACGAGGTGACCGACACGATGCAGATCGTCGTCGATATCGGCTACGGCCTCGTGCCGCTGGTCGACGAGCGCAAGGGCTCCGCCCTGATGAACCGCATCACCGGCGTGCGCCGCCAGCTTTCGAAGGAACTGGGCTTCGTCGTGCCGCAGGTGCGCGTGCGCGACGACATCAACCTGGCGCCCTATACCTACCGCGTCTCGGTCGGCGGCGTCGTCGTCGGCGAGGATCAGGCATCGCCCGACGAAATGCTCGCGCTCGACACCGGACAGGCGGTCGGCCGGCTTTCCGGCAAACAGGCGAAGGATCCGACCTTCGGCCTCGACGCCGTATGGATTGCGCCCTCCGACGCCGACCAGGCGACCGGTGCGGGCTATCTGGTGGTGGATTCGGGCACGGTGATCGCCACCCATCTCAACCAGCTCCTGATCCAGAATGCCTCGGACCTGCTCGGCCCGGACGAGGTCCAGGCCCTGCTCGACGAACTGAAGGAAAGCGCCGGCCAGCTCGTCGCCTCGCTGTCGCCGCAGCCGGTGCCGCTGACCACGCTGACTCAGGTGCTGAAGGGCCTGCTGGCGGAGAACATCCCCTTGAAGGAATTCCGCCGCATCGCCTCGGCCATCGCCGTTGCCGCCCAGCGGTCGCTCGACCCGCACGAGATCGGCGAACTGATCCGGCCCGCGCTCGGCCCGCTGATCATCCAGAAGCTGTGCAGCGTGCGCGAGCCGCTGCGCGTGATGACGCTGGAAGGGCAGCTCGAGGCGCTGCTCGGCCAGGCCATGCGGTCCGACACGTCGAACCGCGGCACTATCGAGCCGGATCTCGGCCGCCGCATCGTCGACGCGCTGCAAAAGGCGGCCGCGCCGCTCATCGCCGAGGCGAAGCCCTTCGCGCTCGTCGTCCAGCCCTCGATCCGCCAGGCCATCCGCAGGCTGGTCAAATCCTGTCTCCCCGACACGCCGGTGATGAGCTTCTTCGAAGTGCCCGAGGAAAAGCCCGTCGAGGTCGTCGCCGTCGTTGGCGCGCCGGAGGCGCTTCCCGCATGAGCATGCCGCTTGCAGATCTGACCGGCGCCAGGCCGCTCACCTATCGCCGCGACGGCGGCGCCAGCCGCGACACCGATGCGATCGCGCGC is a window encoding:
- a CDS encoding OmpA family protein; this encodes MTSSALSRFGTAPERRPLWLTTLADLGLLLIGFFVFLQANDHLDGPALADSLRAGFVHAEAAPSPMPVDRARVGAFAPGSAVLPAQAPAAIAWARGAARDPRTAIEIAGGTDGTAADVDPATGSAMLLANARARAVAEALIAVGAVRPDQIVITRPAADRRRSVTLSLGYAGGRQ
- the flgM gene encoding flagellar biosynthesis anti-sigma factor FlgM is translated as MVDPIGAKPKISAQRPVSAVAQSKRGDRVKENAEQDAASIASTARSFAEAPPVDAERVARIRQAVKEGSFPITPATIADRLIALKLQWRPHD
- a CDS encoding lytic transglycosylase domain-containing protein; this encodes MSVNPITANGSPVARAIAAASRQTGMDFDYLMGQAQVESGMRADARAGTSSASGLYQFIEQSWLSVVKQHGAEHGLGWAAASIDQTSGGRYTVGDSATRQAILDLRNDPRAASLMAAEHAADNKVALEASLGREATGTDLYMAHFLGLNGARSFLSTMSVSPDRTGASMFPAAARANRNIFYAPSGQPRTLADIYQRFASKLDNGAAAVGATGLASDALDRAPGFVPGNPSVEVVLGNRAVGGDRQWLATTLAQLSGDGSDGTTMDALSGAERMAADWTTGSALSATQTYRPTPETARLAYLMLASLGT
- the flhA gene encoding flagellar biosynthesis protein FlhA encodes the protein MSFLPRTENLGGMIRGGALPLVILLLVVLMVVPIPAFLLDTFFIMNIMISLAVLMVALNATKPLDFSAFPTVLLFATLFRLGLNVASTRVVLVHGHEGEAAAGHVIEAFGSFLIGGDYVVGLFVFAILMIINMIVVTKGAGRVSEVSARFTLDALPGKQMAIDADLNAGLITPDEARARRIEVATEADFYGAMDGSSKFVKGDAIAGLLILGVNIVGGLILGIVSHGLSVGDAAHNYVMLAIGDALVAQVPSLMLSIAAAAIVTRVKADNDLASQISGQFGSHKTWAPVAGILGLLAILPGMPALVILPAAAGAGFTAWKLRKIANRPPPPEPAAPPPDLSKIGWDEVTDTMQIVVDIGYGLVPLVDERKGSALMNRITGVRRQLSKELGFVVPQVRVRDDINLAPYTYRVSVGGVVVGEDQASPDEMLALDTGQAVGRLSGKQAKDPTFGLDAVWIAPSDADQATGAGYLVVDSGTVIATHLNQLLIQNASDLLGPDEVQALLDELKESAGQLVASLSPQPVPLTTLTQVLKGLLAENIPLKEFRRIASAIAVAAQRSLDPHEIGELIRPALGPLIIQKLCSVREPLRVMTLEGQLEALLGQAMRSDTSNRGTIEPDLGRRIVDALQKAAAPLIAEAKPFALVVQPSIRQAIRRLVKSCLPDTPVMSFFEVPEEKPVEVVAVVGAPEALPA
- the flgB gene encoding flagellar basal body rod protein FlgB, which produces MADNSLFGVHGAALMVRSKRMGLLASNIANASTPGYQAKDLDFSEALASVERSGVAGAAHAIDDATKYRVPLQASMDGNTVDLSTEQTAFAENAVAYQTTLSFLNGRIGTITRALKGE
- a CDS encoding flagellar protein FlgN; translation: MTKRDALVRVIDCLHAEIAALKANDVVALERATSAKLAGIETIAANDDEAPMDAETRALADQAHALNETARIYVNLMAANVRRRLQDITGGAAAGTYAATYRAA
- a CDS encoding flagella basal body P-ring formation protein FlgA; this encodes MIRMLLPALLPVLLHAAPAAAQTAKFQDTEMLDSAVAQFTGKPIGEEGGARAAIDERLKLAPCPMPQFDWRGSFHDAVVVRCMAPAWRIYVPLNVTAPPDRSAAGPDAKAPEAVDVVKRNDPVTVQAGGAGFSITRNGIAMDDAPAGGRLRVRVERTEPPIQAVAVEPGLVRLPGWAD
- a CDS encoding motility protein A; protein product: MTATISLPALMGPFLDPLALAIVLGGTALAVVLRTPRHDLGRAVGALAVLTRRPWSADETLRQIDALSRIADRHGVIQLDRSIIRDGDVAAAAEAIVDGHGPDTVRRAIAASQLARTERHLAAADTWISVAEIAPAMGMIGTLVGLVRLFIVMTDPTRIGGAMAVALLTTLYGAIIASLIAAPIAGRLRRLARIEALERSRLERPLVAFARRHQPRLRAEAA
- the flgC gene encoding flagellar basal body rod protein FlgC, which codes for MSNPMSIFDVAGRAMSAQLVRMNTTASNLANAGGVATTQDDAYRSMKPVFRTQYDAASGMATVDVQKVVAAGADPVKRHDPGNPLANADGDVFENAVDETRELVDMMEAARTYQNNVEVMQTAKSLIVDTLKLGR